The following are encoded in a window of Mycobacteroides chelonae CCUG 47445 genomic DNA:
- a CDS encoding ketopantoate reductase family protein: MLVFGAGGVGLYFSAVLAQAGHHVTVVGRPATVTAAGQSDLQLTTSGDVLAVSGIQVVADIAEARTDPTADLIIVAVKAWQVSAAATAIAPLVGAHTVVLPLQNGIEAADDLANVLGPQHVLGCSCVVIAKRTEPWAVTCLGAHAHLEIGPISNSFAVELISIVAALREAHISVTLSKDIRVTLWRKFMLISSYGGVGALSRQSVGVTSTTPETAALIRDAMIEVLAVGQAHGVALSHQDVDSMMAVFHAFDPLTTSSMHRDLLEGRPSELEHQSGAVLRYGRAVGVSTPIHWSIYASQLPADIAARKPTERAP; this comes from the coding sequence GTGCTGGTATTCGGCGCGGGGGGCGTCGGTCTGTATTTCTCGGCCGTTCTCGCGCAAGCTGGCCATCACGTGACCGTTGTTGGCCGGCCGGCTACCGTGACTGCCGCCGGCCAGTCCGACTTACAGCTGACCACCAGTGGCGACGTCTTGGCGGTAAGCGGCATTCAAGTAGTCGCGGATATCGCTGAGGCTCGCACAGATCCGACCGCCGACTTGATAATCGTCGCGGTCAAGGCGTGGCAGGTCAGTGCGGCAGCGACCGCCATCGCACCACTGGTGGGGGCACACACAGTGGTACTGCCGCTCCAGAACGGCATCGAGGCAGCCGATGATCTCGCCAATGTTTTAGGGCCGCAACACGTATTGGGCTGTTCCTGTGTGGTTATCGCAAAACGGACCGAACCCTGGGCAGTCACTTGCCTCGGCGCGCACGCGCACCTGGAGATCGGCCCGATATCGAATTCCTTTGCAGTAGAACTTATTTCCATCGTTGCCGCACTGCGCGAGGCGCATATATCCGTTACACTGTCCAAGGACATCCGCGTCACTCTCTGGCGCAAGTTCATGCTTATCTCGTCCTACGGCGGCGTCGGCGCGCTGTCCCGGCAGTCTGTCGGAGTAACCTCCACGACCCCTGAAACTGCGGCATTGATTCGTGACGCCATGATCGAAGTCCTCGCTGTCGGACAGGCGCACGGCGTGGCTCTCTCACATCAAGATGTCGATTCAATGATGGCTGTTTTCCACGCATTTGATCCACTCACCACGTCGTCAATGCACCGCGACCTGTTGGAGGGCCGCCCGTCGGAACTGGAACATCAAAGTGGCGCTGTCCTGAGATATGGCCGTGCCGTCGGGGTGTCGACGCCCATTCATTGGAGTATCTACGCCTCCCAGTTACCGGCAGACATCGCTGCGCGCAAACCCACGGAACGCGCACCGTGA
- a CDS encoding MFS transporter: MTERARVQPLSMMGVVGASIGNFLVAFDASAINVALPTATEELHATLEVGQWFLDGYTIPLCVFLLVSGAIGDRYGAVKVYRWSMLAFLAASVACAAADTAGTLIVARIAQGICASFVVPMTLAILTKGVPDPRRRSTMIGAWGVVGGIGIASAPLLSGLITEYAGWRWLFLINVPICAFALRATQTIANTPADQPRRFNPISQLLLCVFLTSVASVLIEGRRLGWSSVSTLAIVGTALLTAAALWQVERRSAEPTIPPALARNRPYLLIVCAGSFYQFASYGSLLVLALFLQVRHGLRADHAGYIMSICCVAWLLGNVLAVKVTPDNRRQAILALAAVGCVGAIAAAVLSLTEKIAPAMVPTSLIGMASGVLASSLSAAAMHVSPHTVSGVGSAVLNTSRQSGMVVAIALLGGLPFDHQLLVPMLLVASAFAMVLVTTALAYRPALLKQSSAQRLQSSACQFPSRG, translated from the coding sequence GTGACAGAACGGGCTCGCGTACAACCCTTGTCGATGATGGGCGTCGTGGGAGCCAGCATCGGAAATTTCCTCGTCGCCTTCGACGCATCTGCGATAAATGTCGCGCTACCGACCGCGACCGAGGAACTCCATGCGACACTCGAAGTCGGCCAGTGGTTTCTCGACGGGTACACCATTCCGCTCTGCGTGTTTCTGCTCGTTTCCGGCGCGATCGGGGACCGCTATGGCGCCGTCAAGGTGTATCGCTGGTCAATGCTTGCGTTCCTGGCCGCCTCGGTGGCTTGCGCGGCCGCTGACACCGCAGGGACGCTGATCGTCGCGCGCATTGCGCAGGGGATATGCGCAAGCTTCGTGGTGCCGATGACGCTTGCAATCCTGACCAAGGGGGTACCCGATCCCCGGCGGCGCTCAACAATGATCGGAGCGTGGGGCGTCGTCGGCGGTATCGGAATCGCCTCCGCACCCCTGCTGAGCGGACTAATTACCGAATATGCCGGCTGGCGCTGGCTCTTCCTGATCAACGTTCCCATTTGTGCGTTCGCGCTGCGGGCGACACAGACCATCGCCAACACTCCCGCAGACCAACCGCGCCGGTTCAATCCGATTTCCCAACTCTTGTTGTGCGTGTTTCTTACCAGTGTTGCGAGTGTGCTCATCGAGGGCAGACGCCTTGGCTGGTCGAGTGTGTCAACTCTCGCGATAGTCGGCACCGCACTGCTGACCGCCGCTGCCCTCTGGCAAGTCGAACGGCGGTCCGCCGAGCCGACGATCCCGCCGGCCCTCGCCCGTAATCGCCCATATCTGCTGATCGTCTGCGCAGGCAGCTTCTACCAGTTCGCCTCCTACGGCTCACTGCTGGTGCTCGCGCTCTTTCTGCAGGTTCGGCACGGTCTCCGCGCCGATCACGCCGGATACATCATGTCCATTTGCTGCGTCGCTTGGCTCCTCGGCAATGTACTTGCCGTGAAGGTAACGCCGGACAACCGTCGACAGGCGATCTTGGCGCTGGCCGCGGTGGGTTGCGTTGGCGCCATCGCCGCGGCAGTACTTTCACTCACTGAGAAGATAGCTCCGGCCATGGTGCCGACATCATTGATCGGCATGGCATCCGGCGTGCTTGCCTCATCGCTGAGCGCTGCCGCCATGCATGTCAGTCCGCATACCGTCTCCGGGGTGGGGTCCGCGGTGCTCAACACCAGCCGACAGAGCGGGATGGTTGTCGCAATCGCGCTACTGGGCGGTTTGCCGTTCGATCACCAACTACTGGTGCCAATGCTCCTCGTTGCCTCGGCATTCGCCATGGTGCTTGTGACGACCGCTCTCGCCTATCGCCCGGCCCTGTTGAAACAGAGTTCTGCCCAACGCCTTCAATCTTCAGCCTGCCAATTCCCGTCGCGTGGATAG
- a CDS encoding alpha/beta fold hydrolase, whose amino-acid sequence MGNTLTVQTALLDVEVQRHGNPEAADKPPVVLLHGWPDSVATWTHVIPALVSAGYPVYAPSLRGSGQTKFRYADTPRTGRLGDLLRDLFAVCDQLKLERFHLVGHDWGARTAFAGGIVAPHRIVSLSAISAGWHPAGHGPTLSSLQAQRFWYQWLLNTPAGSDLLQRERRELVELIWRDWSPNWKFSDQEFDDTFTSLQSSDWLEVTLSYYRARWGWGAVIDDPYENQIAQATAISVPSLVLHGDSDNCVLPVASEGMNQYFPNGFSRLTTPGVGHFPQREDPPWVSGALLQWFKQWGNPR is encoded by the coding sequence ATGGGTAACACTCTGACGGTTCAGACGGCGCTTCTGGACGTAGAAGTACAGCGGCACGGCAACCCGGAGGCCGCAGACAAGCCACCGGTTGTGCTTTTGCATGGCTGGCCAGACTCCGTCGCGACGTGGACGCATGTGATCCCGGCGCTGGTTTCTGCCGGATACCCGGTATACGCGCCATCTCTGCGGGGAAGTGGCCAAACGAAGTTCCGATATGCCGACACACCTCGAACCGGCAGGCTGGGCGATCTGCTGCGTGATCTGTTCGCGGTGTGCGACCAGTTGAAGTTGGAACGATTCCATCTGGTCGGCCATGACTGGGGCGCACGTACGGCCTTCGCTGGTGGAATCGTCGCACCTCACAGAATCGTGAGCCTGTCCGCGATCTCGGCGGGCTGGCACCCCGCCGGCCATGGCCCCACCCTCTCATCCCTCCAGGCACAGAGGTTCTGGTATCAATGGCTCCTCAACACCCCGGCCGGATCGGATCTGTTGCAGCGGGAGCGGCGGGAACTCGTTGAGCTGATCTGGCGCGACTGGTCGCCGAACTGGAAATTCTCCGACCAAGAGTTCGATGACACGTTCACATCGTTACAAAGTAGCGACTGGCTTGAAGTGACATTAAGCTACTACCGGGCACGCTGGGGGTGGGGTGCGGTCATTGACGACCCATACGAAAATCAGATCGCACAGGCGACAGCGATTTCGGTCCCATCCCTCGTCCTGCACGGCGATTCGGACAACTGCGTATTACCGGTTGCTAGCGAAGGGATGAACCAGTACTTCCCAAACGGGTTCAGCAGACTAACTACCCCGGGTGTCGGCCATTTCCCACAGCGCGAAGACCCGCCATGGGTAAGCGGAGCCCTACTTCAATGGTTTAAGCAATGGGGGAACCCTAGGTGA
- a CDS encoding RND family transporter produces MSNHEMPTGPISVRRPLVPRMVRVLAVPIIVFWAFLAVTTNTFVPQVEKVAEQLAGPMIPHYAPSQHAMLHIGEKFQESTSTSLTMVVLESQDRVLGDEDHRYYDDLMQRFKDDSEHVQYVMDLWGKSITSAGAQSIDGKSTYVLLRLAGDIGQMQANESVRAVRGIVEKQTPPPGLRVYVSGPAPLAGDTLDIANSSLNNITIITIILIIVMLLLVYRSFSTLLLPLAGVLIEMLVTKGVIATLGHLGYIELSSFAVNIVVSLTLGAGTDYGIFLLGRYHEARYAGQSREEAYYTAYRGVAPVVIGSGLTIAGACYCLSFARLNYFHTMGPAVAIAMVLTIAAALTLVPAVLTVGSLFGLFDPKAKAKAQLYRRIGTSVVRWPVPIFVASSIIVMVGAVFVPTYQVSYDDRAYQPAGAPANQGFAAADRHFSKSKLFTEMLMVESDHDMRNSADFISLDRVAKSLVRLPGVSMVQSITRPLGRPLEHATLPYLFTTQGSGNGQQLPFTKRQNGNTAQQAEIMGNTILVLRDMIDLTQKLSDAMHATVITMEDMQQVTEAMDQYVSNLDDFMRPLRNYFYWEPHCFDIPACWAFRSLFDMLDSVDKLAADIKDAVAQLEIVDKLLPQMVSQLKVMANDMEGIRALIINTYGTSDLQSTLTTQTFDDMINVGLDFDKSRSDDFFYIPRQGFENEDVKTGMQLLMSPDGMAARFMITHEGNAMGPEGVEHVEQFPEAVGLALKETSLAGARVYVGGAGSNDKDIKEYGASDLLIVAIAAFVLIFLIMMFLTRSLMAPFVIIGTVAFSYSGAFGLSVLIWQHLIGLPLHWLVLPLTFIILVAVGSDYNLLLVARLKEETGAGLNTGLIRALGSTGSVVTSAGLVFAFTMLAMLASDLRTIGQVGSTICIGLLLDTLIVRSFIVPSLVRLFGTWFWWPTRVFARPSRRQSAGVQR; encoded by the coding sequence ATGAGTAACCATGAGATGCCCACGGGCCCGATATCGGTCAGACGTCCGTTGGTCCCGCGTATGGTCCGCGTCCTTGCGGTGCCGATCATCGTCTTCTGGGCGTTCCTGGCTGTGACGACCAATACCTTTGTGCCGCAGGTTGAAAAAGTGGCCGAGCAACTCGCGGGGCCGATGATTCCCCACTACGCGCCGTCGCAGCATGCCATGCTGCATATCGGCGAAAAGTTCCAGGAATCGACGTCGACGAGCCTGACGATGGTTGTGCTGGAATCGCAGGATCGGGTGCTCGGAGACGAGGATCATCGCTACTACGACGATCTGATGCAACGGTTCAAGGACGATAGCGAGCACGTTCAGTATGTGATGGACCTGTGGGGGAAATCGATCACATCGGCTGGCGCGCAAAGCATCGACGGCAAGTCCACCTATGTGCTGCTGCGTCTGGCCGGTGACATAGGCCAGATGCAGGCCAACGAATCCGTCCGGGCGGTGCGCGGCATTGTCGAGAAGCAGACGCCACCACCTGGTCTCCGGGTCTACGTGAGTGGGCCTGCGCCATTGGCCGGTGACACCCTGGACATCGCGAATTCGAGCCTGAACAACATCACCATCATCACGATCATTCTCATTATCGTGATGCTGTTGCTCGTGTACCGCTCCTTCTCGACGCTGTTGTTGCCGCTGGCCGGTGTGTTGATCGAAATGCTTGTCACCAAAGGTGTCATCGCTACACTCGGGCACCTGGGGTACATCGAGCTGTCTTCGTTCGCCGTCAACATAGTGGTATCGCTGACGCTGGGCGCGGGAACCGATTACGGCATTTTCCTGTTGGGGCGATACCACGAGGCACGGTACGCGGGGCAGAGTCGTGAGGAGGCCTATTACACGGCGTACCGCGGGGTGGCGCCGGTCGTTATCGGATCCGGGTTGACCATCGCGGGGGCCTGCTATTGCCTGAGCTTTGCCCGGCTGAATTACTTCCACACCATGGGGCCCGCGGTTGCCATCGCCATGGTGCTCACCATCGCGGCAGCCCTTACCCTGGTGCCGGCCGTGCTCACCGTCGGGAGCTTGTTCGGATTATTCGACCCGAAGGCAAAAGCCAAGGCGCAGTTGTATCGCCGCATCGGAACCAGTGTGGTGCGCTGGCCGGTGCCGATCTTCGTGGCAAGCAGCATCATCGTCATGGTGGGTGCGGTCTTCGTGCCGACGTACCAGGTCAGTTACGACGACCGTGCCTATCAACCAGCCGGCGCACCGGCTAATCAGGGGTTTGCGGCGGCGGACCGCCATTTTTCCAAGAGCAAGCTCTTCACGGAGATGCTGATGGTCGAGTCCGACCACGATATGCGAAATTCCGCGGACTTCATCTCCCTGGACCGGGTGGCCAAGAGCCTCGTGCGCCTTCCTGGCGTGTCGATGGTGCAGAGCATCACCCGCCCGTTGGGTAGGCCGCTGGAACATGCCACGCTCCCTTATCTTTTCACTACACAGGGGAGTGGCAATGGTCAGCAGCTCCCGTTCACCAAACGGCAGAACGGTAATACCGCGCAGCAAGCCGAGATCATGGGAAACACCATCTTGGTGCTGCGGGACATGATTGACCTCACCCAGAAACTTTCCGATGCGATGCACGCGACGGTCATCACGATGGAGGACATGCAGCAGGTCACCGAGGCGATGGATCAGTACGTTTCGAATCTCGATGACTTCATGCGACCGCTGCGCAACTACTTCTATTGGGAGCCGCACTGCTTTGACATCCCCGCGTGCTGGGCCTTCCGGTCGCTGTTCGACATGCTCGACAGCGTCGACAAACTGGCGGCCGACATCAAGGACGCTGTGGCCCAGCTTGAAATTGTGGACAAGCTTCTGCCGCAGATGGTTTCGCAGCTGAAGGTGATGGCCAACGATATGGAGGGCATCAGGGCGCTGATCATCAACACTTACGGAACCTCCGACCTGCAATCGACGCTGACCACGCAGACATTCGACGACATGATCAATGTGGGTCTCGACTTCGACAAATCCCGCAGCGACGACTTCTTCTACATCCCCAGACAGGGCTTCGAGAACGAAGACGTCAAGACCGGGATGCAACTGCTGATGTCGCCCGACGGTATGGCCGCGCGGTTCATGATCACGCACGAAGGCAACGCGATGGGACCCGAGGGCGTAGAACACGTCGAGCAGTTCCCCGAGGCGGTGGGTCTGGCGTTGAAGGAGACCTCACTGGCGGGTGCCAGGGTCTATGTCGGCGGCGCAGGCTCGAACGACAAGGACATCAAGGAGTACGGCGCATCCGATCTGCTCATTGTGGCGATCGCCGCATTTGTCTTGATCTTCTTGATCATGATGTTCCTGACCCGAAGCTTGATGGCACCCTTTGTGATCATCGGCACGGTGGCGTTTTCTTATAGCGGCGCATTCGGTTTGTCGGTACTTATCTGGCAGCACCTCATTGGCTTGCCGCTGCATTGGCTGGTGCTGCCACTGACATTCATCATCCTGGTTGCGGTGGGGTCGGACTACAACCTGCTTTTGGTGGCCCGATTGAAGGAAGAGACGGGGGCCGGGCTCAACACCGGTCTGATCCGGGCGCTCGGAAGTACCGGTTCGGTGGTGACATCGGCGGGTCTTGTCTTCGCGTTCACGATGTTGGCCATGCTCGCCAGTGACTTGCGCACGATCGGCCAAGTGGGCTCGACGATATGCATCGGATTGCTGCTCGACACCTTGATCGTGCGATCGTTTATTGTCCCGTCACTGGTGCGGCTTTTTGGAACCTGGTTCTGGTGGCCGACAAGGGTTTTCGCCCGCCCGTCACGGCGGCAGAGTGCGGGAGTGCAACGGTGA
- a CDS encoding MmpS family transport accessory protein — MSRRSAVRRILEGAWMPLVSIIAVGFGAVAMWKVHDSSSPPPVFTVNGPQAPDSFTQKRLTYQVFGTGSGAMLSYVDVYGHPHQADGADLPWSHTEATTLTVVSGSISVQVRGGEVGCRILVNDVVRDEKFDDHQDADVTCRVKSV, encoded by the coding sequence ATGAGCCGCCGTTCCGCCGTACGGCGCATCCTGGAGGGTGCCTGGATGCCGTTGGTGTCCATCATCGCGGTTGGCTTCGGCGCAGTCGCGATGTGGAAGGTGCACGATTCATCCTCCCCGCCGCCGGTGTTCACCGTCAACGGACCGCAGGCGCCAGACAGTTTCACGCAGAAACGACTCACCTATCAGGTATTCGGCACTGGCAGTGGAGCAATGCTTTCGTATGTGGACGTCTACGGACATCCGCACCAGGCTGACGGCGCCGATTTGCCATGGTCGCACACTGAGGCGACGACTCTCACCGTTGTCTCCGGGAGTATCTCGGTTCAGGTTCGTGGTGGTGAGGTGGGCTGCCGAATCTTGGTCAATGACGTTGTGCGAGACGAGAAGTTCGACGATCATCAGGACGCTGACGTCACGTGCAGGGTCAAGTCGGTATGA
- a CDS encoding alpha/beta hydrolase family protein, whose protein sequence is MRFIFETDESFSFETLRTVGYTAYGGADIGEVVTTAKRITVGDWESWYVEWRALADRIAAIAEECATAGHAVSASTAYLRASNYYRTAEFFLRDDPGNDPRVLDTSARAVETFRSAPEIQARWKRVQIPYEGIQLEGYYLNASGDDRGPTLLAHGGFDSTVEEMYFAVGEAARRYGWNCLIFEGPGQGAALRADKVTFRHDWEAVVTPVLDFALGLPGVDPARVALLGMSMGGYLAPRAAAFEPRLAACVAYDSVFKLSAGMPKTQHDEHKLDSAQRVAAVGNLIAHRTEAPSSQRWVLSNALWVFGVNSAQSLLDEVEKYDLSDVAQKISCPTLVCEAENDQFFHGQPSMLYDALQCPKTYLKFTEAEGAGEHCHEGALLLFHQRMFDWLDDAVGA, encoded by the coding sequence ATGCGATTCATCTTCGAGACCGACGAGTCGTTCTCGTTCGAGACACTGCGAACGGTCGGATACACGGCCTACGGCGGAGCCGATATCGGCGAGGTCGTCACCACCGCGAAACGGATCACAGTGGGCGATTGGGAGTCGTGGTACGTCGAGTGGCGCGCGCTGGCCGACCGGATTGCCGCGATCGCAGAGGAATGTGCGACAGCCGGGCATGCGGTGAGCGCTAGCACCGCCTATCTGCGTGCGTCCAACTATTACCGAACGGCCGAGTTCTTCCTTCGCGACGATCCGGGAAATGATCCCCGTGTACTGGACACTTCGGCGCGCGCCGTCGAGACGTTCCGCAGTGCACCGGAGATACAGGCGCGGTGGAAGCGGGTGCAGATTCCCTATGAAGGAATCCAATTGGAGGGCTATTACCTCAACGCAAGTGGGGACGACCGGGGGCCGACCTTGCTCGCGCACGGCGGATTCGATTCGACCGTCGAAGAGATGTACTTCGCGGTGGGGGAGGCGGCGCGCCGTTACGGCTGGAACTGCCTGATCTTTGAAGGGCCGGGTCAGGGCGCCGCGCTGCGTGCCGACAAGGTGACGTTCCGTCATGACTGGGAAGCCGTGGTGACCCCCGTGCTGGATTTCGCACTCGGCCTGCCTGGAGTTGACCCCGCCCGAGTCGCGTTATTGGGGATGAGCATGGGCGGATATCTGGCTCCCCGGGCGGCTGCTTTCGAGCCCCGGCTCGCGGCATGTGTTGCTTATGACAGTGTGTTCAAACTGTCGGCGGGAATGCCTAAGACACAGCATGACGAGCACAAGCTGGATTCGGCTCAGCGAGTCGCGGCGGTGGGCAATCTGATAGCACATCGGACCGAGGCCCCGAGTTCGCAGCGGTGGGTGCTCTCAAATGCTTTGTGGGTGTTCGGAGTCAACTCCGCGCAGTCGCTGCTCGACGAGGTTGAGAAGTATGACCTGTCTGATGTCGCCCAGAAGATTTCGTGCCCGACGCTGGTATGTGAGGCGGAGAACGACCAGTTCTTCCATGGGCAGCCTTCGATGCTCTACGACGCCCTCCAATGCCCTAAGACCTATCTGAAGTTCACCGAGGCTGAGGGCGCCGGCGAACATTGCCATGAGGGGGCCTTACTGCTGTTTCATCAACGCATGTTCGACTGGCTCGACGACGCCGTCGGCGCCTGA
- a CDS encoding TetR/AcrR family transcriptional regulator: MANRQTVQGVRTGGRSARVREAILDAAFGELIERGYAELTVEAVACRAGVNKTTIYRRWPTLEDLLVEALTAWSLEAIPIPETGSIESDLLSTGRELATVLNDGVGRQVAALVLTAGLRSAQLREATRRYFDHQVLRAAPVVRQAIDRGELPAECDVDMLLTTFRAPLFYRTITTGDPIDDALIIHATQITLTAARAGLLSP, encoded by the coding sequence ATGGCAAATCGGCAGACTGTGCAGGGAGTACGGACCGGTGGCCGCAGCGCGCGAGTCCGGGAGGCGATCCTCGATGCCGCCTTCGGCGAGCTGATCGAGCGCGGATACGCCGAACTGACAGTGGAAGCCGTCGCCTGCCGCGCAGGTGTCAACAAGACCACCATCTACCGGCGCTGGCCGACGCTTGAGGATCTGCTCGTAGAGGCCCTCACCGCGTGGTCGCTCGAAGCCATCCCCATTCCAGAAACCGGAAGCATCGAATCGGATCTGCTCTCGACCGGCCGGGAGCTCGCCACAGTTCTCAACGACGGCGTCGGACGCCAGGTCGCCGCGCTCGTCCTCACCGCCGGTCTCAGGTCCGCACAACTTCGCGAGGCAACCCGGCGGTACTTCGACCACCAGGTTTTGCGCGCCGCTCCCGTCGTCAGGCAGGCAATCGATCGCGGTGAACTCCCGGCCGAATGCGATGTCGATATGCTCCTCACCACGTTTCGCGCGCCGCTGTTCTACCGCACGATCACGACAGGCGATCCCATCGATGACGCGCTGATCATCCACGCCACGCAGATCACACTGACAGCGGCGCGGGCGGGTCTATTATCCCCCTGA
- a CDS encoding cyclase family protein translates to MGDDIAVLESYIQRCSNWGRWGPQDQLGTVNLITEAKICEAAALVRAGKTISLTMAYDAGGPQNGYLGRVNPQLYQLTSGPGYLVGEQQRVETQTLTELRKTTGEPTAGYYDDVLVMPTQSGTQWDALCHFFWRGKMYNGHRVADAGTGGSRSNGVQNYTGRIITRGVFVDLAEHWGVETLEPGYAITTADLDDYLAAKNLEIRCGDALIIRTGFMAARRESWGDYAGGASPGLSLHTAPWLRDNDIAAVATDTWGIEVLPNEIDVWQPLHVVSLVHTGLAFGEMFDLDVLSEDTKTDGVYEFMFVASPLPLTGASGSPVSALAIK, encoded by the coding sequence ATGGGAGATGACATCGCGGTGCTGGAGAGCTACATCCAGCGATGCTCCAACTGGGGCAGATGGGGCCCGCAGGATCAGCTGGGCACGGTCAATCTCATCACTGAAGCGAAGATCTGCGAAGCCGCAGCGCTGGTGAGGGCGGGAAAGACTATCTCGTTGACGATGGCCTACGACGCCGGTGGACCTCAAAACGGTTATCTGGGAAGGGTCAACCCTCAGCTCTACCAACTCACCTCGGGACCGGGTTACCTCGTTGGCGAGCAGCAACGGGTGGAGACGCAGACATTGACCGAATTGCGGAAAACCACCGGCGAACCCACTGCGGGCTATTACGACGACGTTCTCGTCATGCCCACTCAGTCCGGCACGCAATGGGATGCGCTGTGTCACTTCTTCTGGCGCGGAAAGATGTACAACGGACATCGCGTCGCAGACGCAGGTACTGGTGGAAGTCGGAGCAATGGGGTGCAGAACTACACAGGAAGGATCATCACCCGTGGGGTGTTCGTCGACCTTGCCGAACACTGGGGTGTCGAGACACTCGAGCCTGGTTATGCCATCACCACAGCGGATCTGGACGATTATCTGGCGGCGAAGAACCTAGAGATCCGGTGCGGTGACGCGCTGATCATCCGCACCGGCTTCATGGCTGCCCGGCGCGAGAGCTGGGGTGATTACGCCGGCGGCGCCTCGCCCGGATTGTCGCTACATACCGCTCCATGGCTGCGCGACAACGATATTGCGGCTGTTGCTACTGACACTTGGGGCATCGAGGTGTTGCCGAACGAGATTGACGTATGGCAGCCGCTGCACGTGGTCAGCCTGGTGCACACGGGCCTGGCCTTCGGCGAGATGTTCGATCTCGATGTGCTGTCCGAGGACACCAAAACCGATGGCGTCTACGAGTTCATGTTCGTGGCGTCGCCGCTGCCGCTGACCGGAGCATCGGGTAGTCCGGTGTCTGCGTTGGCAATCAAGTGA
- a CDS encoding carboxymuconolactone decarboxylase family protein, whose amino-acid sequence MTAFPYPELGDEKESEYELFPINLTRMMLHTHGQTVPYLKYALSFRHAKITAQLRERVIIRVGAVAGCDYQLVQHKSEALRTGTTPELLAGLIDPERREFGDSSLTALVGYVDSLVANIGAEENALAELRKHFPDNEIAEITLLAGTYVLCASFLKSLGVQPDDGPVKWSAVDAHIRAGRL is encoded by the coding sequence GTGACGGCTTTTCCGTATCCGGAGCTCGGTGACGAGAAGGAGTCGGAATACGAGCTATTTCCGATCAACCTGACTCGGATGATGCTGCACACGCATGGACAGACGGTCCCGTACCTGAAATACGCGCTGAGCTTCCGCCACGCCAAGATCACGGCACAGCTGCGTGAGCGTGTCATCATTCGGGTCGGTGCTGTCGCTGGTTGTGATTATCAACTGGTGCAACATAAATCGGAGGCTTTGCGGACCGGAACCACCCCGGAGTTGCTGGCAGGACTGATCGACCCGGAGCGTCGGGAGTTCGGCGATTCATCACTCACTGCGCTGGTCGGGTACGTCGACTCGCTTGTTGCGAATATCGGTGCCGAGGAAAATGCCCTGGCTGAGCTACGAAAGCATTTTCCCGACAACGAAATTGCTGAAATCACCTTATTGGCGGGTACCTACGTGTTGTGCGCCTCGTTCCTCAAATCGCTTGGAGTGCAACCGGATGACGGGCCCGTTAAGTGGTCTGCCGTCGATGCGCACATCAGGGCCGGACGGCTCTGA
- a CDS encoding thioesterase II family protein, protein MTRLLCFHHAGGAATAFRSWYNAAGPALDIVPVVLPTTRPVTGRRIHRSTSELIDHLLAEYVEHFREPYVLYGHSMGGLLAYLTARRLVRNSAHPAPAALIVAASWSPRMRPSIDVDSLGDRELVQLLNAIGGVPADLVKRPEWLAPMLPVIRDDLRMCGLYEHDHADDMLDIPVHVIGADGDRLVTPEQTAGWADLGERVSIEYQAGGHFFDADPLALRLRVFALAAVAAGQQNIRAVS, encoded by the coding sequence ATGACTCGTCTGCTCTGCTTCCATCACGCTGGTGGCGCCGCAACCGCCTTTCGTTCCTGGTACAACGCCGCAGGCCCGGCACTGGACATCGTCCCGGTGGTGCTCCCGACTACCCGTCCGGTCACAGGCCGCCGCATTCACAGGTCGACGAGCGAATTGATCGATCATCTACTGGCCGAGTATGTGGAGCACTTCCGTGAGCCGTACGTGCTTTATGGCCACAGCATGGGCGGGTTACTCGCCTATCTGACGGCTCGGCGATTGGTGCGGAACTCAGCTCACCCGGCGCCGGCAGCATTGATTGTTGCTGCCAGCTGGTCACCCCGGATGAGGCCGTCGATCGATGTAGATAGCTTGGGAGACCGGGAGTTAGTTCAGCTGCTCAACGCGATTGGCGGGGTGCCTGCGGATCTGGTCAAACGTCCCGAATGGCTGGCACCGATGCTCCCGGTCATACGCGACGATCTGCGGATGTGCGGCCTCTACGAGCACGACCACGCTGATGACATGCTGGACATCCCGGTGCATGTGATCGGCGCCGACGGCGATCGCCTCGTTACACCCGAACAGACCGCGGGGTGGGCGGATCTAGGCGAGCGGGTGAGCATCGAATACCAAGCGGGCGGTCACTTTTTCGATGCCGATCCACTGGCGCTGCGGCTCCGGGTCTTCGCGTTGGCTGCGGTTGCGGCGGGCCAACAAAACATCCGGGCGGTGTCCTGA